The following are from one region of the Erwinia billingiae Eb661 genome:
- the leuD gene encoding 3-isopropylmalate dehydratase small subunit, whose product MAKKFTQHTGIVVPMDAANVDTDAIIPKQFLQMVTRTGFGRNLFYDWRYSDAEGQIPNPDFVLNKPAFRGASIMLTRENFGCGSSREHAPWALTDYGIQAIVGSDFADIFANNSFNNQLLLVSLSEEEVDTLFQLVAAQPGVEITVDLEKQEVIADGKHYAFSIDSFRRHCLINGLDNIGLTLQHDADITAYEKTQPAFLR is encoded by the coding sequence ATGGCGAAGAAATTTACCCAACATACCGGCATCGTGGTGCCGATGGATGCGGCAAACGTCGATACCGATGCGATTATCCCGAAGCAATTTCTGCAGATGGTGACGCGCACCGGTTTTGGCCGCAACCTGTTTTACGACTGGCGTTACAGCGATGCCGAAGGCCAGATCCCCAACCCGGATTTCGTGTTGAACAAGCCCGCGTTTCGTGGTGCCAGCATTATGCTGACGCGGGAAAACTTTGGCTGCGGCTCCTCCCGTGAGCATGCGCCCTGGGCACTGACTGACTACGGTATTCAGGCGATTGTCGGCAGCGATTTTGCCGATATCTTTGCCAATAATTCGTTTAACAATCAGCTGCTGCTGGTGTCGTTGAGCGAGGAAGAGGTAGACACGCTGTTCCAGCTGGTTGCCGCACAGCCGGGCGTGGAAATCACCGTCGATCTGGAAAAGCAGGAGGTCATCGCCGATGGTAAGCACTACGCGTTCAGCATCGACAGCTTCCGCCGACACTGCCTGATCAACGGGCTGGATAACATTGGCCTGACGCTACAACATGACGCCGATATTACGGCGTATGAGAAAACCCAGCCGGCCTTTCTGCGTTAG
- the leuC gene encoding 3-isopropylmalate dehydratase large subunit, with amino-acid sequence MKTLYEKLFDAHLVHEAPGETPLLYIDRHLVHEVTSAQAFDGLRAHNRPVRQPSKTFATMDHNVSTQTRDINASGEMARIQMSMLIKNCEAFGVRLYDLKHPFQGIVHVIGPEQGLSLPGMTIVCGDSHTSTHGAFGALAFGIGTSEVEHVLATQTLKQSRAKTMKIEVVGHTAPGITAKDIALAIIGKTGSGGGNGHVVEFCGPAVEALSMEGRMTLCNMAIELGAKAGLVAPDDTTFDYARGRQFAPKGAEWDEAVAWWRTLKSDSGAHFDKVVTLNAADIAPQVTWGTNPGQVIAVNERIPDPASFSDPVERASAEKALAYMDLQPGIRLTEVKIDKVFIGSCTNSRIEDLRAAASVVKGHKIAPGVQAYVVPGSGPVKAQAEEEGLDKIFLDAGFEWRLPGCSMCLAMNNDRLNPGERCASTSNRNFEGRQGRGGRTHLLSPAMAAAAAVAGHFADIRELI; translated from the coding sequence ATGAAAACATTATACGAGAAGCTGTTTGATGCGCATCTGGTGCACGAAGCGCCAGGCGAGACGCCACTGCTGTATATCGACCGTCATCTGGTGCATGAAGTGACCTCCGCGCAGGCCTTTGATGGTCTGCGGGCACACAACCGCCCGGTGCGCCAGCCGTCAAAGACCTTCGCCACCATGGATCACAACGTCTCTACCCAGACGCGTGATATCAATGCGAGCGGTGAGATGGCGCGGATCCAGATGTCGATGCTGATCAAAAACTGTGAAGCCTTTGGCGTGCGTTTGTATGACCTCAAGCACCCGTTCCAGGGCATCGTGCATGTGATCGGTCCTGAGCAGGGCCTGTCCCTGCCGGGTATGACCATCGTCTGTGGCGACTCGCATACTTCTACTCACGGTGCCTTTGGCGCGCTGGCGTTTGGTATCGGCACCTCAGAAGTTGAGCATGTGCTGGCCACCCAGACGCTGAAGCAGTCCCGCGCCAAAACCATGAAGATTGAAGTGGTGGGGCACACCGCACCGGGCATCACCGCCAAGGACATTGCGCTGGCGATCATTGGCAAAACCGGCAGCGGCGGCGGCAATGGCCATGTGGTTGAATTCTGTGGTCCGGCGGTTGAAGCCCTGAGCATGGAAGGCCGCATGACGCTGTGCAATATGGCGATTGAACTTGGCGCGAAAGCGGGCCTGGTTGCGCCGGATGACACCACCTTTGATTACGCCCGTGGCCGCCAGTTTGCGCCGAAAGGGGCGGAATGGGATGAAGCGGTCGCCTGGTGGCGGACGCTGAAATCCGACAGCGGTGCGCACTTCGACAAAGTGGTGACCTTAAATGCGGCGGACATCGCGCCACAGGTTACCTGGGGCACCAATCCCGGCCAGGTGATCGCCGTTAACGAGCGGATCCCCGATCCGGCCTCATTCAGCGATCCGGTTGAGCGTGCCTCAGCCGAGAAGGCGCTGGCCTATATGGATTTGCAGCCTGGCATCCGGCTGACCGAGGTGAAGATCGACAAAGTCTTTATCGGCTCCTGCACCAACTCACGTATTGAGGATTTGCGGGCGGCGGCATCGGTGGTGAAAGGCCACAAGATTGCGCCAGGCGTTCAGGCCTATGTTGTGCCGGGATCCGGTCCGGTCAAAGCGCAGGCGGAAGAGGAAGGTCTGGACAAAATCTTCCTTGATGCCGGTTTTGAATGGCGCTTACCAGGCTGCTCAATGTGTCTGGCAATGAATAACGACCGTCTGAATCCCGGTGAGCGTTGCGCCTCCACCAGCAACCGTAACTTCGAAGGTCGTCAGGGCCGCGGTGGCCGCACGCACCTGCTGAGCCCGGCGATGGCTGCGGCTGCGGCGGTAGCAGGCCATTTTGCTGATATCCGCGAACTGATTTAA
- the leuB gene encoding 3-isopropylmalate dehydrogenase: MSGSYHIAVLPGDGIGPEVMAQASKVLTAVREHFNLRITTSEYDVGGIAIDRHGEPLPAATVAGCEQADAILFGSVGGPKWEHLPPAEQPERGALLPLRKHFKLFSNLRPASLHKELEAFCPLRSDIAAKGFDILVVRELTGGIYFGQPKGREGSGQHERAFDTEVYHRFEIERIARIAFESARKRRNKVTSIDKANVLQSSILWRQIVNEVAKDYPDVELSHMYIDNATMQLIKEPSQFDVMLCSNLFGDILSDECAMITGSMGMLPSASLNEQGFGLFEPAGGSAPDIAGKNIANPIAQILSLSLLLRFSLNAADAADAIDQAISRALAEGHRTGDLAGGGQSVGTEEMGSIIARYIREA, from the coding sequence ATGTCAGGCTCTTACCATATTGCAGTATTGCCCGGTGATGGCATCGGCCCGGAAGTGATGGCTCAGGCCAGTAAAGTGCTGACTGCCGTTCGTGAGCACTTCAACCTGCGCATCACCACCAGCGAATATGACGTTGGCGGCATCGCCATCGATCGCCACGGCGAGCCTCTGCCGGCGGCGACGGTAGCCGGTTGTGAACAGGCTGATGCGATCCTGTTTGGTTCTGTTGGTGGTCCAAAATGGGAACACCTTCCACCGGCCGAACAGCCAGAGCGCGGGGCGCTGCTTCCCCTGCGTAAGCACTTTAAACTGTTCAGCAACCTGCGCCCGGCCAGCCTGCATAAAGAGCTGGAAGCCTTCTGCCCACTGCGCAGTGATATCGCCGCGAAAGGCTTTGATATTTTGGTGGTGCGTGAACTGACCGGCGGCATCTATTTTGGTCAGCCAAAAGGCCGCGAAGGCAGCGGCCAGCACGAGCGCGCGTTCGATACCGAGGTCTATCACCGTTTTGAGATTGAGCGCATTGCCCGCATCGCCTTCGAGTCAGCGCGCAAACGTCGCAATAAAGTGACCTCAATCGACAAAGCGAACGTCTTGCAGTCATCGATCCTGTGGCGCCAGATTGTGAATGAAGTGGCGAAGGATTATCCGGACGTTGAACTGAGCCATATGTATATCGATAACGCCACCATGCAGCTGATCAAAGAGCCGTCGCAATTCGACGTGATGCTTTGCTCCAACCTGTTCGGCGATATCCTGTCCGATGAGTGTGCGATGATCACCGGCTCGATGGGCATGTTGCCTTCCGCCAGCCTGAACGAGCAGGGTTTTGGCCTGTTTGAACCGGCAGGTGGATCGGCCCCGGATATCGCAGGCAAGAACATCGCCAACCCAATTGCCCAGATCCTGTCACTGTCGCTGCTGCTGCGCTTTAGCCTGAATGCCGCAGACGCCGCCGATGCGATTGACCAGGCCATCAGCCGCGCGTTGGCTGAAGGTCACCGTACTGGCGATTTAGCCGGTGGCGGCCAGTCCGTCGGCACCGAGGAAATGGGGTCGATTATCGCCCGTTACATTCGCGAAGCCTGA
- the leuA gene encoding 2-isopropylmalate synthase: MSQQVIIFDTTLRDGEQALQASLSVKEKLQIALALERMGVDVMEVGFPISSPGDFESVQTIARQIKNSRVCALARCVEKDIDAAYEALRVAEAYRIHTFLATSPMHIATKLRSTLPEVIERAVTMVKRARNYTNDVEFSCEDGGRTPIDDLCRVVEAAINAGATTINIPDTVGYTLPEEYSNIFAQLRNRVPNIDKAILSVHTHDDLGMATGNAIAAIQAGARQVEGTINGLGERAGNCALEEVIMAIKTRSQLMNVNTNIHHHEIYRTSQLVSQICNMPIPANKAVVGTGAFAHSSGIHQDGVLKNRENYEIMTPESIGLNKIQLNLTSRSGRAAVKHRMDEMGYKENDYNLDNLYDAFLKLADKKGQVFDYDLEALAFINKQNEEPEHFRLDYFSVQSGSSVMATASVKLACGEDVKSEAATGNGPVDAVYQAVNRITDFDAELVSYQLTAKGHGKDALGQVDIVVKYNDRKFHGVGLATDIVESSAKAMINALNNIWRSRQVEQELQRKSQTTDHKEVV; the protein is encoded by the coding sequence ATGAGCCAACAAGTTATTATTTTCGATACCACTCTGCGTGATGGCGAACAGGCCTTACAGGCCAGCCTGAGTGTGAAAGAAAAGCTGCAGATCGCCCTGGCGCTGGAGCGCATGGGTGTGGACGTGATGGAAGTGGGTTTCCCAATTTCTTCCCCCGGTGATTTTGAATCCGTCCAGACCATTGCGCGTCAGATCAAAAACAGTCGTGTTTGCGCCCTCGCCCGCTGCGTAGAAAAAGATATCGATGCCGCTTATGAAGCCCTGCGCGTGGCCGAGGCTTACCGCATCCATACCTTCCTGGCCACCTCGCCAATGCATATCGCCACCAAGCTGCGCAGCACGCTGCCCGAAGTGATTGAGCGTGCGGTAACCATGGTGAAACGCGCCCGTAACTACACCAACGACGTGGAATTCTCCTGTGAAGATGGCGGACGTACGCCGATTGACGATCTGTGCCGCGTCGTGGAAGCGGCGATCAACGCCGGTGCCACCACCATCAACATCCCGGACACCGTGGGCTACACGCTGCCGGAAGAGTACAGCAACATCTTCGCGCAGCTGCGTAATCGCGTGCCGAACATTGATAAAGCCATTCTGTCCGTGCATACCCATGACGATTTGGGCATGGCCACCGGCAACGCCATTGCCGCCATTCAGGCCGGTGCGCGTCAGGTTGAAGGCACCATCAACGGTCTGGGCGAACGTGCCGGTAACTGTGCGCTGGAAGAAGTGATCATGGCGATCAAAACCCGCAGCCAGTTGATGAATGTGAATACCAACATCCATCACCATGAGATCTACCGTACCAGCCAGCTGGTCAGCCAGATTTGTAATATGCCGATCCCGGCAAACAAAGCGGTCGTCGGCACCGGTGCCTTCGCTCACTCTTCCGGTATCCACCAGGATGGCGTGCTGAAGAACCGCGAAAACTACGAAATCATGACCCCGGAATCTATCGGCCTGAATAAAATCCAGCTGAATCTGACCTCCCGTTCTGGCCGTGCCGCCGTGAAGCACCGCATGGATGAGATGGGCTATAAAGAAAACGACTACAACCTGGATAACCTGTACGACGCGTTCCTGAAGCTGGCTGACAAGAAAGGCCAGGTCTTCGACTACGATTTGGAAGCGTTGGCCTTCATTAATAAGCAGAACGAAGAGCCGGAACATTTCCGTCTGGATTACTTCAGCGTGCAGTCAGGCTCCAGCGTGATGGCGACCGCGTCGGTCAAACTGGCCTGCGGTGAAGACGTGAAGTCCGAAGCAGCAACCGGTAACGGTCCTGTCGACGCGGTTTATCAGGCGGTTAATCGCATTACCGATTTCGATGCCGAGCTGGTTTCCTATCAGCTCACGGCAAAAGGCCATGGCAAAGATGCGCTGGGCCAGGTGGATATCGTGGTGAAGTACAACGATCGCAAATTCCACGGCGTCGGTCTGGCAACGGATATCGTCGAGTCTTCGGCGAAAGCGATGATCAATGCCCTGAACAACATCTGGCGCTCGCGTCAGGTTGAGCAAGAGTTGCAGCGCAAATCTCAAACAACCGATCATAAGGAAGTGGTGTAA
- the ilvI gene encoding acetolactate synthase 3 large subunit has translation MEMLSGAEMVVRSLIDQGVKHVFGYPGGAVLDIYDALQTVGGIDHILVRHEQGAVHMADGYARSTGEVGVVLVTSGPGATNAITGIATAYMDSIPLVVLSGQVPSSLIGYDAFQECDMVGISRPVVKHSFMVKSAEDIPTIMKKAFWLAASGRPGPVVIDLPKDMMNPANKLPYVWPDEVSMRSYNPTTQGHKGQIKRALQTLLAAKQPVIYAGGGVINSACDDELRQIAEKLNLPVTCSLMGLGAFPGTHRQSVGMLGMHGTYEANMTMHNADVIFAVGVRFDDRTTNNLAKYCPNATVLHIDIDPTSISKTVPADVPIVGDAKQVLTQMLELLEQGDKQQDFDSLRDWWQSIDQWRSRQCLEFDRKSEQIKPQAVIETICRLTHGEAYVTSDVGQHQMFAALYYQFDKPRRWINSGGLGTMGFGLPAALGVKLAVPEATVVCVTGDGSIQMNIQELSTALQYDLPVLVLSLNNRVLGMVKQWQDMIYSGRHSQSYMESLPDFVKLAEAYGHVGINISRPEDLEAKLTQALEELGKGRLVFVDVNVDGTEHVYPMHIRGGGMDEMWLSKTERT, from the coding sequence ATGGAGATGTTGTCAGGAGCCGAGATGGTCGTCCGATCGTTGATCGATCAGGGCGTTAAACATGTATTCGGCTACCCCGGCGGGGCAGTACTTGATATCTATGATGCGCTACAAACCGTCGGCGGCATCGATCATATACTGGTTCGTCACGAGCAGGGCGCGGTGCACATGGCGGACGGCTACGCCCGTTCCACCGGTGAAGTGGGCGTGGTGCTGGTCACCTCCGGCCCAGGCGCGACCAATGCCATCACCGGCATCGCCACTGCTTATATGGATTCAATCCCATTAGTCGTGCTCTCCGGCCAGGTGCCTTCCTCACTGATTGGTTACGATGCTTTCCAGGAGTGCGACATGGTCGGGATTTCCCGCCCGGTGGTGAAGCACAGCTTTATGGTCAAGTCGGCTGAAGATATTCCGACCATCATGAAAAAGGCATTCTGGCTGGCTGCCAGCGGACGTCCTGGTCCGGTGGTGATCGATCTGCCGAAAGACATGATGAACCCGGCGAACAAATTACCGTATGTCTGGCCAGATGAAGTCAGCATGCGCTCATACAACCCGACCACTCAGGGACACAAAGGCCAGATTAAGCGCGCCTTGCAGACCCTGCTGGCGGCGAAACAGCCTGTGATCTATGCCGGCGGCGGCGTAATCAATTCCGCGTGTGATGATGAGCTTCGTCAGATCGCCGAAAAACTTAACCTGCCGGTCACCTGTTCGCTGATGGGCCTGGGCGCCTTCCCCGGCACCCATCGCCAGAGCGTCGGCATGTTGGGTATGCACGGTACTTATGAAGCCAATATGACCATGCATAACGCTGACGTAATCTTCGCCGTCGGCGTGCGCTTTGATGACCGCACCACCAACAATCTGGCGAAATACTGCCCGAATGCTACCGTGCTGCATATCGACATCGATCCGACGTCAATTTCCAAGACTGTGCCGGCAGATGTGCCGATCGTCGGCGATGCTAAGCAGGTGCTGACGCAGATGCTTGAGCTGCTGGAACAGGGTGACAAGCAGCAGGATTTCGACAGTCTTCGCGACTGGTGGCAGAGCATCGATCAGTGGCGTTCCCGTCAGTGTCTGGAGTTCGATCGTAAGAGTGAGCAGATTAAACCTCAGGCGGTTATCGAAACCATCTGCCGTCTGACCCATGGTGAAGCCTATGTCACCTCCGACGTGGGTCAGCACCAGATGTTTGCCGCGCTCTATTATCAATTCGACAAACCGCGTCGTTGGATCAACTCCGGTGGCCTCGGCACGATGGGCTTCGGCCTGCCCGCTGCGCTGGGCGTCAAGCTGGCGGTACCGGAAGCCACGGTGGTGTGCGTCACCGGCGACGGCAGTATCCAGATGAACATTCAGGAACTGTCCACCGCGCTGCAGTACGATCTGCCGGTGCTGGTGCTGAGCCTCAACAACCGCGTGCTGGGTATGGTGAAACAGTGGCAGGACATGATCTACTCTGGCCGTCACTCACAGTCTTATATGGAATCTTTGCCTGACTTTGTGAAACTGGCAGAAGCTTATGGCCACGTCGGCATCAATATCAGCCGTCCGGAGGATCTGGAAGCCAAGCTGACTCAGGCACTGGAAGAGTTAGGTAAAGGGCGTCTGGTGTTTGTCGATGTTAACGTCGATGGCACTGAGCACGTCTACCCGATGCATATCCGCGGCGGGGGAATGGACGAAATGTGGCTTAGCAAAACGGAGAGGACTTAA
- the ilvN gene encoding acetolactate synthase small subunit — translation MRRVLSVLLENESGALSRVVGLFSQRGYNIESLTVAPTDDPTLSRMTIQTVGDAKVLEQIEKQLHKLVDVLRVTELGQGAYVEREVMLVKVQATGYGREEVKRSAEIFRGQIVDVTPSLYTVQLTGTSDKLDAFLNTVREVAEIVEVARSGIVGVSRGDRIMR, via the coding sequence ATGCGTCGTGTTTTATCAGTACTGCTGGAAAACGAATCCGGCGCATTGTCCCGCGTGGTTGGCCTGTTCTCCCAGCGTGGCTACAACATTGAAAGCCTGACCGTGGCACCGACCGATGACCCAACGCTTTCGCGCATGACCATTCAGACCGTGGGTGATGCCAAGGTGTTGGAACAGATCGAAAAGCAGCTGCACAAGCTGGTGGACGTGCTGCGCGTGACGGAATTAGGTCAGGGCGCTTACGTCGAACGTGAAGTGATGTTGGTGAAAGTTCAGGCTACCGGTTACGGCCGCGAAGAAGTGAAACGCAGCGCTGAGATCTTCCGTGGCCAGATTGTGGATGTGACGCCTTCGCTTTATACGGTTCAGCTTACCGGCACCAGCGATAAGCTGGATGCGTTCCTCAACACCGTGCGCGAAGTGGCGGAAATTGTTGAAGTCGCCCGCTCCGGTATCGTCGGCGTTTCTCGTGGTGACCGCATTATGCGTTAA